The following proteins come from a genomic window of Gynuella sunshinyii YC6258:
- a CDS encoding glycosyltransferase, protein MLFNTALLIGKNWPESRSSAAGTRTLQILSDLKSCTHNVHFASAAKAGEFSDELPGIHCSAIEMNSDSFDLWLSQLNPDIVIFDRFMTEEQFSWRVRQQCPEAIRVLDTSDIHSLRHIREQSHKSGQPTSLTNDIAFREVAAILRSDLTLVISDYETAWLQSQFQISRQLLLHLPFAAQSLPATAMLPYEHRHHVCFIGGFLHAPNIDAVEWLYQDIWPQIYSQLPGVECHIYGAYVPARIQQLHQPSKRFLIKGRMESIDLGLPAYRINLAPLRFGAGNKGKVIDGFRTGTPNILTSIAAEGMNGEQSWELPSADTASVFAQQIIDVYQDPQLWHRLQQQGYEVLESVNHPETLNSRLVQRLATVKQQLPTIREQNFYGNLLWQTQFRATEFMGRWIEAKNRNKS, encoded by the coding sequence ATGCTATTCAACACTGCTCTTCTGATAGGCAAGAACTGGCCGGAATCGCGCTCCAGCGCTGCCGGTACCCGGACATTACAGATCCTCTCCGACCTAAAGTCCTGCACACACAATGTTCATTTTGCCAGTGCCGCCAAAGCCGGCGAATTCTCCGATGAACTACCGGGAATACATTGCAGTGCAATCGAAATGAATTCAGATTCATTTGATCTTTGGTTGAGTCAGCTGAACCCCGATATCGTTATTTTCGACCGTTTTATGACGGAGGAACAATTCAGTTGGCGGGTACGGCAACAATGTCCCGAAGCGATCAGAGTACTGGATACCAGTGACATACACAGCCTGCGTCATATACGAGAACAAAGCCATAAGAGCGGACAACCCACTTCTCTCACCAATGACATCGCGTTCCGGGAAGTTGCCGCCATTTTGCGTAGCGACCTGACTCTGGTTATCTCTGACTATGAAACGGCCTGGCTGCAATCGCAGTTTCAGATATCAAGACAACTGTTATTGCACCTGCCATTTGCAGCCCAATCGCTACCAGCCACGGCGATGCTCCCCTATGAACACAGGCACCATGTGTGTTTTATTGGCGGCTTTCTGCATGCCCCGAATATTGATGCGGTGGAATGGTTGTATCAGGATATCTGGCCGCAGATATATTCACAGCTGCCAGGTGTGGAATGTCATATTTATGGAGCGTACGTACCGGCGCGTATACAGCAGTTGCACCAACCATCGAAGCGATTCCTGATCAAGGGCCGCATGGAATCCATCGACCTCGGTCTGCCCGCTTACCGGATCAATCTGGCACCATTGCGTTTTGGTGCGGGTAATAAAGGCAAAGTGATCGATGGCTTCAGAACCGGCACTCCTAACATTCTTACCTCCATTGCCGCTGAGGGCATGAATGGTGAACAGAGCTGGGAACTTCCTTCTGCCGATACCGCTTCGGTATTTGCCCAACAGATAATTGATGTCTATCAAGACCCGCAACTCTGGCACCGACTCCAACAACAGGGGTATGAAGTCCTCGAATCAGTCAATCATCCCGAGACTTTGAACTCACGACTGGTACAGCGATTAGCAACCGTGAAACAGCAGCTGCCGACCATCAGAGAACAGAATTTTTACGGCAACCTGTTATGGCAGACTCAGTTTCGTGCAACAGAATTTATGGGAAGATGGATAGAGGCTAAAAACCGGAACAAGTCCTGA
- a CDS encoding tryptophan--tRNA ligase, whose amino-acid sequence MSKQIVLTGITTTGIPHLGNYAGAIRPAIETALKDDVESYYFMADYHALIKCHDPVRVQESTKAIAATWLACGLDPEKVFFYRQSNIPEILELNWLLTCVTAKGLMNRAHAYKAAVQENVDSDDVDPDKGITMGLFSYPILMSADILMFNAHKVPVGKDQIQHLEMCRDIAARFNHIFGETFNLPEVVVQENSMVLPGLDGRKMSKSYNNTIPLFEDEKKFRKLINKIVTNSLEPGEPKDPDGCNLFAIFSAFATPAEIAAKRQQYADGIGWGDAKKQLFEYLNEMLAEKRQTYNELMANPDYIESTLKKGEAKAREKAAVLLAKAKKAVGIAPIY is encoded by the coding sequence ATGAGTAAACAGATTGTTCTGACCGGGATCACCACAACCGGCATTCCCCACCTGGGCAATTATGCCGGTGCTATCCGCCCGGCCATCGAAACCGCCCTGAAAGACGATGTTGAGTCCTATTATTTCATGGCCGATTACCATGCCCTGATCAAATGCCATGATCCTGTACGGGTACAGGAATCCACCAAGGCCATTGCTGCAACCTGGCTGGCCTGCGGACTCGATCCGGAAAAAGTCTTTTTTTACCGGCAATCCAATATTCCCGAAATTCTTGAACTGAACTGGCTGCTGACCTGCGTAACCGCAAAAGGTCTTATGAATCGTGCTCACGCTTATAAAGCGGCAGTACAGGAAAATGTCGACAGCGATGACGTCGATCCGGACAAAGGCATCACCATGGGACTGTTCAGTTATCCGATACTGATGTCTGCGGATATTCTGATGTTTAACGCTCACAAAGTGCCCGTTGGCAAAGACCAGATTCAGCATCTGGAAATGTGCCGCGACATCGCTGCCCGCTTTAATCATATTTTCGGTGAGACATTTAATCTGCCAGAAGTGGTGGTACAGGAAAATTCCATGGTATTGCCAGGACTGGATGGTCGGAAAATGAGCAAAAGCTACAACAACACCATTCCATTATTCGAAGACGAGAAAAAGTTTCGCAAGCTGATCAACAAAATCGTCACTAATTCCCTGGAACCTGGTGAGCCCAAGGATCCTGACGGCTGCAACCTGTTTGCTATCTTTTCGGCATTTGCCACACCGGCGGAAATCGCCGCCAAACGGCAACAATATGCAGACGGCATTGGCTGGGGTGATGCTAAGAAACAACTGTTTGAATATCTCAATGAGATGCTGGCAGAAAAACGGCAGACCTACAATGAACTGATGGCCAATCCGGACTACATCGAATCCACCCTGAAAAAGGGTGAGGCGAAAGCCCGGGAAAAAGCCGCAGTATTACTGGCAAAAGCCAAAAAAGCTGTTGGTATCGCTCCTATCTATTAA
- a CDS encoding lysophospholipid acyltransferase family protein encodes MGLIRFAIKSPLLVLWCLLGLLLSITTVPWLAEASILKLAGWWHRNLLRILRVRVHVTGTADAASGLMVSNHISWLDIIVLGSRFHTYFVSKAEVAKWPVVGTLARSAGTLFLPRGGNQSAEISRAMSDRVAKGSYVLFFPEGTTYAGTEVHRFHPRLFAAAIESGVPVLPVALFYQHKPQPHPTVPYLGDQSLAANLWGLLRTPAIDVVIQVGHAIPAAEKQRKELALEAQQQVTNLLQTTIDDHS; translated from the coding sequence ATGGGGTTGATTCGTTTTGCCATTAAATCGCCGTTGCTGGTGTTATGGTGTCTGTTGGGGCTGTTATTATCGATCACCACAGTTCCCTGGTTAGCGGAAGCCAGTATCTTAAAACTGGCCGGTTGGTGGCACCGTAATCTGCTCCGTATTCTACGGGTGCGTGTACATGTGACAGGAACGGCGGATGCCGCCAGTGGTTTGATGGTCAGCAATCATATCTCCTGGCTGGATATCATTGTGCTGGGTTCCCGTTTTCATACTTATTTTGTCAGCAAGGCCGAAGTGGCAAAGTGGCCAGTGGTGGGAACGCTGGCCAGAAGTGCTGGCACTCTGTTTCTGCCCAGAGGTGGGAATCAGTCTGCTGAAATCAGCAGGGCCATGTCAGATCGGGTTGCCAAAGGTTCTTACGTGTTGTTTTTCCCGGAAGGCACCACCTATGCCGGAACCGAAGTCCATCGGTTTCACCCACGTTTGTTTGCCGCAGCAATTGAATCTGGCGTTCCAGTGTTGCCGGTTGCGCTGTTTTATCAGCATAAGCCGCAGCCACATCCGACTGTTCCGTACCTGGGTGATCAGAGTCTGGCTGCCAACCTATGGGGATTGTTGCGAACACCAGCAATTGATGTGGTGATTCAGGTGGGTCATGCTATCCCGGCGGCTGAAAAGCAGCGAAAAGAACTGGCGCTGGAAGCGCAGCAGCAAGTAACTAATCTTTTGCAAACCACCATAGACGATCATTCCTGA
- a CDS encoding GDSL-type esterase/lipase family protein, translating into MQEFNLILQFYGDDLLVQENGLVARLTQHIQKSQPNCIVYNQGIKHETTSQLRQRFADEAIRRWVPEADNRIVFCYGLNDCSTDPENPGILLRETMENTQHLLHACKGKFRIFMLGVPCVYDPAYNARVKKLNQWLGELCNKTRTPYISLFDATDRDPIYKRELVQTDRICPGSRGIDKLLDLLRNDRLWWFAKD; encoded by the coding sequence ATGCAAGAGTTCAACTTAATCCTTCAGTTTTATGGCGATGATCTGCTGGTACAGGAAAATGGCCTGGTTGCAAGGTTGACTCAACACATTCAGAAATCCCAGCCGAACTGCATTGTTTACAACCAGGGAATCAAACATGAGACCACTTCCCAGTTACGACAAAGATTCGCAGATGAAGCCATCCGTCGCTGGGTTCCAGAAGCCGATAACCGGATAGTCTTTTGTTACGGCCTCAATGACTGCAGCACAGATCCGGAGAATCCCGGTATACTGCTGCGCGAAACTATGGAAAATACCCAACATTTGTTACATGCCTGTAAAGGCAAGTTCCGGATATTCATGTTGGGAGTCCCGTGTGTCTACGACCCTGCCTACAATGCCAGAGTCAAGAAACTGAACCAATGGCTCGGAGAGTTGTGCAACAAAACCCGAACACCGTATATATCACTATTCGATGCCACCGATCGCGACCCTATTTACAAACGCGAACTGGTTCAGACTGACCGAATCTGCCCCGGCAGTCGTGGCATTGATAAACTCCTCGACCTGCTCAGGAATGATCGTCTATGGTGGTTTGCAAAAGATTAG
- a CDS encoding BamA/TamA family outer membrane protein, producing the protein MLKAIPVLILLCLAVNSRADKDQWIWLPVVANAPETGFMVGLYATKLEASDDEGVPGNRYSFLVSGTSEGMYMAQVWPTWWLNANQSVTVGFGLNYWPGTYYENGNSEPKLEEEYESTNEVVRLSFDQRLVSELWIKLQWTLQWSDISSDDDNDLINDKTPGSDGGFYHGLGATLTWDKTDSRDFPRSGQKIEAGSTGYFSALGSAEQFMISEVSAMQYVPVLSDSTLAFKATYMTATDDTPFNKLPAPEGSSILRGANSAKFADYELLGVQGELRWVFSDRWGMDLFSDFAQVAPDFGKFGMNRFHNATGVGVRYNLAKGTRLNFRVDLALVDGEDIGTVVSFEEAF; encoded by the coding sequence ATGCTAAAAGCAATACCGGTATTAATACTGTTATGTCTGGCGGTGAATAGCAGGGCAGACAAGGATCAGTGGATATGGTTACCAGTTGTCGCCAATGCGCCGGAAACAGGATTCATGGTTGGCCTGTATGCCACCAAGCTGGAAGCATCTGACGATGAAGGCGTGCCAGGCAACCGATATTCATTCCTGGTCAGTGGTACGTCCGAAGGTATGTATATGGCGCAAGTTTGGCCGACCTGGTGGTTAAATGCCAACCAGAGTGTGACTGTTGGGTTTGGCCTGAACTATTGGCCGGGTACTTACTATGAAAACGGCAATAGTGAACCTAAATTGGAAGAGGAATATGAGTCAACCAATGAGGTGGTGCGGTTGTCTTTTGATCAGCGTCTGGTCAGCGAATTATGGATCAAGCTGCAGTGGACCCTGCAATGGAGCGACATCAGTTCCGATGACGATAACGATCTGATTAATGATAAAACACCTGGGAGTGATGGTGGTTTCTACCATGGTCTGGGTGCGACTTTGACTTGGGATAAAACAGATTCACGGGATTTTCCACGGTCAGGACAGAAGATTGAAGCCGGTTCTACCGGATATTTCTCCGCCCTTGGCAGTGCTGAACAATTCATGATCAGTGAAGTTTCTGCCATGCAGTATGTGCCGGTATTGAGCGATTCCACCTTGGCGTTCAAAGCCACTTATATGACAGCGACGGATGACACCCCTTTTAACAAACTGCCGGCGCCCGAAGGGTCCAGCATTCTTCGGGGAGCAAACAGTGCGAAGTTTGCTGATTACGAATTACTCGGTGTTCAGGGTGAACTCCGCTGGGTGTTTAGTGATCGCTGGGGGATGGATCTGTTTTCCGATTTTGCTCAAGTGGCGCCTGATTTCGGCAAGTTTGGTATGAATCGTTTCCATAATGCCACTGGTGTTGGCGTTCGATATAACCTTGCCAAAGGCACCCGTTTGAATTTCAGGGTTGATCTGGCACTGGTGGATGGTGAGGATATTGGTACAGTTGTGTCGTTTGAGGAAGCGTTTTAA
- a CDS encoding ion transporter has product MIDRRRRFEQAEGLSNWRAKANEIIFGADTFAGKLFDILLIVAILISVAVVMADSVPSLDRRYHLLWLWMERGFTILFTIEYIVRLMSVSRPVRYAFSFYGMVDLLSILPTYLSVLIPGVNSFLVLRILRVLRVFRVLRLMHYIGEAEVMTLAIRQSLRKILVFLYAVLTMVVVFGSLMYVVEGSENGFSSIPKAIYWAIVTLTTVGYGDVVPHTPLGQFIASAVMIMGYAIIAVPTGIYAAEISQVMTTRRDARGCPGCGKTGHDVNAHYCKFCGTSLDPLHQE; this is encoded by the coding sequence ATGATCGATCGCCGGCGACGGTTTGAACAAGCGGAGGGGTTGAGCAATTGGCGGGCAAAGGCAAACGAAATTATTTTCGGAGCTGATACCTTTGCCGGCAAGTTGTTTGATATTTTGCTAATCGTTGCCATTCTGATCAGTGTGGCAGTGGTGATGGCCGATAGTGTGCCCTCACTTGATCGCCGGTATCACCTGCTTTGGCTGTGGATGGAGCGGGGATTCACCATTCTGTTCACGATTGAATACATTGTTCGCCTGATGAGTGTTTCCCGGCCCGTTCGTTATGCCTTCAGCTTTTACGGGATGGTGGATCTGTTGTCGATACTGCCAACCTATCTGTCGGTTCTGATCCCCGGGGTCAACTCATTCCTGGTACTGCGGATTCTGCGGGTATTACGGGTGTTCCGGGTGTTGCGATTGATGCACTACATCGGCGAAGCAGAAGTCATGACTCTGGCGATCCGCCAGAGTCTGCGCAAGATACTGGTGTTTTTGTATGCGGTATTGACCATGGTAGTGGTGTTTGGGTCGCTTATGTATGTTGTTGAGGGATCTGAAAACGGTTTTTCCAGCATACCAAAAGCCATCTACTGGGCTATTGTCACGTTGACGACTGTTGGGTATGGAGACGTCGTTCCGCATACTCCGCTGGGCCAGTTTATTGCCTCTGCGGTGATGATCATGGGTTATGCCATTATTGCTGTGCCCACAGGTATTTATGCCGCAGAAATCAGTCAGGTTATGACCACCCGGCGTGATGCCAGAGGATGTCCGGGATGTGGTAAAACCGGTCACGATGTAAACGCTCACTATTGCAAATTCTGTGGTACTTCACTGGATCCTTTGCATCAAGAGTAA
- a CDS encoding pteridine reductase → MATILITGAAHRLGAETARYFHKEGYNVVIHCSGSTRRGQELVDTLNHLRPNSAALVRADLNHPDQINEMAEQAVAAFQEMHILVNNASTFYPTPFIDANLTQWQDLMEINLQAPFFLSRALYPELKKNKGSIVNMVDIHGIRPLREHNIYSMAKSGLIALTKSLALELAPDIRVNAVAPGAILWPEQESAMSDQAKQNILEKVPMKRTGAAIDIAEAVWFLGHQAQYITGQILAVDGGRTLSQ, encoded by the coding sequence TTGGCAACCATCCTGATTACCGGGGCTGCTCACCGCCTGGGTGCAGAAACCGCTCGCTATTTTCATAAAGAAGGCTACAACGTGGTGATTCATTGTTCCGGATCGACCCGCAGAGGCCAGGAACTGGTGGATACCCTCAATCACCTGCGCCCAAACAGTGCGGCGTTAGTGCGGGCCGACCTGAATCATCCGGACCAGATTAACGAGATGGCCGAGCAGGCGGTTGCTGCCTTTCAGGAAATGCATATTCTGGTCAACAACGCGAGCACCTTCTATCCAACACCGTTTATCGATGCCAATCTGACACAATGGCAGGACCTGATGGAAATTAACCTGCAGGCACCATTTTTTCTTAGCCGGGCACTCTACCCGGAACTGAAGAAAAACAAAGGCAGCATTGTAAACATGGTAGATATCCACGGAATACGGCCACTGCGTGAGCACAATATCTACAGCATGGCAAAATCAGGACTGATTGCCCTGACCAAGTCTCTGGCTCTGGAACTGGCACCCGATATCCGGGTCAATGCCGTTGCCCCGGGGGCCATTTTATGGCCTGAGCAGGAATCTGCCATGAGTGACCAGGCGAAACAGAACATTCTGGAAAAGGTACCCATGAAACGCACCGGTGCCGCCATAGATATCGCCGAAGCGGTATGGTTTCTCGGTCATCAGGCGCAATACATTACTGGTCAGATTCTGGCCGTAGACGGCGGCAGAACCCTGAGCCAGTAA
- a CDS encoding multifunctional CCA addition/repair protein — translation MKSYLVGGAVRDTLLGLAVKDRDWVIVGATPEHMLSQGFQQVGADFPVFLHPETHEEYALARTERKSGQGYKGFEVNFSTTVTLEDDLLRRDLTINAMAQDEHGNIVDPYHGRQDIEDKVLRHVSPAFREDPLRVLRVARFAARFDHLGFSIADETLALMQEIAQSGELDTLVPERVWQEIQRALTERSPWVFWQVLRQVRALDILVPELNRLFGIPQTQKWHPEVDTGIHTMMVLKQACTLSQDPIVRYGALCHDLGKGLTPSEILPRHHGHEETGERLVKALGKRLKVPNAYQSLAAKVARYHTHCHRIRELKASTIVDTLQAFGAYQNPLVFENFLLCCTADFQGRSGWQSRAYPQADYFHRAYLASRTVDTQALMDAGYHGKQLGEEIRRQRINRVKQEKISWQPS, via the coding sequence ATGAAGTCTTATCTTGTTGGTGGCGCTGTCAGGGATACTCTACTCGGCCTGGCGGTCAAGGATCGCGACTGGGTCATTGTAGGTGCCACTCCGGAACACATGCTAAGTCAGGGATTTCAGCAGGTTGGTGCTGATTTTCCTGTTTTCCTGCATCCTGAGACACACGAGGAATACGCCCTTGCCCGGACCGAACGCAAAAGTGGACAGGGCTACAAAGGTTTTGAGGTAAACTTCTCCACCACTGTCACACTGGAAGACGATCTGCTGCGCCGGGATCTGACCATTAATGCCATGGCACAGGATGAGCATGGCAACATTGTTGACCCCTATCACGGTCGCCAGGATATCGAAGACAAAGTCCTGCGCCATGTATCTCCGGCATTTCGCGAAGACCCGCTCAGAGTCCTGAGAGTCGCCCGGTTTGCTGCCAGGTTCGATCACCTTGGCTTCAGCATTGCCGATGAAACCCTCGCACTGATGCAGGAAATTGCACAATCCGGTGAACTCGACACACTGGTACCTGAACGGGTGTGGCAGGAAATACAGCGAGCCTTGACCGAGCGCTCACCTTGGGTTTTCTGGCAGGTTCTGAGACAGGTACGGGCACTGGATATACTGGTACCGGAACTCAATCGTCTGTTCGGTATTCCACAGACACAGAAATGGCACCCGGAAGTGGATACCGGCATTCACACCATGATGGTACTGAAACAGGCCTGCACACTGTCACAGGATCCCATCGTTCGCTATGGAGCGCTGTGCCATGATCTCGGCAAAGGACTGACACCGAGTGAAATACTACCGCGCCACCACGGTCATGAAGAGACCGGTGAACGACTGGTCAAAGCACTGGGCAAGCGCCTGAAAGTGCCGAATGCCTATCAAAGCCTCGCTGCTAAAGTCGCCAGGTATCACACCCACTGTCATCGAATCCGGGAACTCAAGGCAAGCACCATTGTCGATACCTTACAGGCGTTTGGAGCCTACCAGAATCCACTGGTGTTTGAGAATTTCCTGCTTTGCTGCACCGCCGATTTCCAGGGACGCTCTGGATGGCAGAGCAGAGCCTATCCGCAGGCAGATTACTTCCACCGAGCCTACCTGGCTTCCAGAACCGTTGATACCCAGGCGTTAATGGATGCCGGTTATCATGGCAAACAACTTGGCGAGGAAATCCGACGCCAGCGCATTAACCGTGTCAAACAGGAGAAAATATCTTGGCAACCATCCTGA
- a CDS encoding c-type cytochrome, which produces MKKLFAAIALSLLVPGMAFAAGDAAAGKEKVTTLGCVACHGADGKSAVGIYPNLAGQQSMYLESSMKAFRSQDRKGNQAALMYVYASKLTDQDIADLAAYFSSLK; this is translated from the coding sequence ATGAAAAAGTTATTTGCTGCAATTGCTCTTTCCCTGCTGGTTCCCGGTATGGCATTCGCTGCTGGTGATGCCGCTGCCGGAAAAGAGAAAGTGACCACTTTGGGATGTGTCGCCTGCCATGGCGCTGATGGAAAATCAGCCGTAGGAATTTACCCCAATCTGGCCGGACAACAGAGCATGTATTTGGAAAGTTCTATGAAAGCCTTTCGTTCACAGGATCGTAAGGGTAATCAGGCTGCTTTGATGTATGTATATGCCAGCAAACTAACAGACCAGGATATTGCCGATCTGGCAGCTTATTTTTCAAGTTTGAAGTAA
- the nrdR gene encoding transcriptional regulator NrdR: MHCPFCSATDTKVIDSRLVADGDQVRRRRECLQCGERFTTYETAELVMPRIIKTDGSREPFNEDKLRSGLHRALEKRPVGMESLEAAISRIKHSLRAIGEREIRSRTLGEMVMDELKALDQVAYVRFASVYRSFQDISEFRDEIDRLEQSR, from the coding sequence ATGCACTGTCCATTCTGTAGCGCGACTGATACCAAGGTGATCGATTCCAGGCTGGTGGCAGACGGTGATCAGGTTCGCCGCCGCCGTGAATGTCTGCAATGTGGTGAGCGCTTTACAACCTATGAAACAGCCGAACTGGTCATGCCCAGAATCATTAAGACCGATGGTTCCAGGGAACCGTTCAACGAGGACAAATTACGCTCCGGACTGCACCGGGCACTGGAAAAACGCCCTGTGGGTATGGAATCGCTGGAGGCTGCCATCAGCAGAATCAAGCACAGCCTGCGAGCCATCGGTGAGCGCGAAATACGCAGTCGGACGCTGGGGGAAATGGTCATGGATGAGCTGAAGGCTCTGGATCAGGTGGCCTATGTGCGATTTGCTTCGGTGTATCGGAGTTTTCAGGACATCAGCGAATTCCGCGATGAGATTGACCGGCTGGAACAATCCCGGTGA
- the ribD gene encoding bifunctional diaminohydroxyphosphoribosylaminopyrimidine deaminase/5-amino-6-(5-phosphoribosylamino)uracil reductase RibD, which yields MAQALQLARLGMYSTSPNPRVGCVLVKNDRVIATGWHQQAGGPHAEIHALREAGAEARGATAYVTLEPCNHTGRTGPCSVALIEAGVARVVCASTDPNPLVAGAGIERLRAAGIGVENGVLETQARALNPGFIKRMTTGLPWVRVKLAQSLDGRTAMASGESQWITGADARRDVQRWRARSCAVLTGSGTVKVDNPSLTVRESLIGFTPVRQPLRVVLDRQLSTDPMSSVYDDSAPTLIISAVTDVDKRFPVRVETCRIPSSENWLREVLAELGRRGYNEIMVEAGATLAGAFMGAGLVDELIVYTAPKLLGSDARPLMTLPLASMAEAVALELTDLRQIGVDIRLIYQIKEH from the coding sequence ATGGCCCAGGCGCTGCAGCTGGCGCGCCTGGGAATGTACAGTACCAGCCCGAATCCCCGGGTGGGATGTGTACTGGTCAAGAATGATCGGGTAATCGCTACCGGCTGGCATCAGCAGGCCGGAGGTCCTCATGCTGAAATTCACGCTCTGCGGGAAGCAGGTGCCGAAGCCCGTGGGGCCACGGCCTATGTGACATTGGAACCCTGTAACCATACCGGCCGCACCGGTCCCTGCTCGGTGGCACTGATCGAAGCCGGAGTGGCACGCGTGGTATGTGCCAGTACTGACCCTAATCCGCTGGTGGCCGGTGCCGGGATCGAGCGCTTGCGAGCTGCCGGTATCGGTGTTGAGAACGGTGTGCTGGAAACCCAGGCCAGAGCCTTGAATCCCGGTTTTATCAAGCGGATGACCACTGGACTACCCTGGGTTCGGGTCAAGCTGGCTCAAAGTCTGGACGGCCGTACGGCTATGGCTTCCGGAGAGAGCCAGTGGATTACCGGAGCAGATGCCCGCCGCGATGTACAGCGCTGGAGGGCAAGGAGTTGTGCGGTGCTGACCGGTTCCGGAACCGTCAAAGTTGATAATCCGAGTCTGACGGTACGGGAAAGCCTGATTGGTTTTACCCCTGTCAGACAGCCTCTCAGAGTGGTTCTGGATCGTCAGCTGAGTACCGATCCAATGAGTTCTGTGTATGATGACTCGGCGCCAACGCTGATCATCAGCGCAGTAACTGATGTTGATAAGCGCTTTCCTGTGCGAGTGGAAACGTGTCGTATACCCTCTTCAGAGAACTGGCTGCGGGAAGTGCTGGCTGAACTCGGACGACGAGGATATAACGAAATTATGGTCGAGGCCGGTGCTACCCTGGCAGGGGCTTTTATGGGGGCAGGTCTGGTTGACGAATTGATAGTCTATACTGCGCCGAAATTGTTGGGTTCCGATGCCCGGCCGTTGATGACTTTGCCCTTGGCGTCAATGGCTGAAGCGGTGGCATTGGAATTGACAGATCTGCGCCAGATTGGGGTGGATATTCGTTTGATTTATCAAATCAAGGAACACTGA
- a CDS encoding riboflavin synthase — MFTGIIETVGQVAKVLKSPAGDLKLTVNAKGLDLANTRLGDSIAVNGVCLTAVDIGSDWFTADVSFETLEHTRLEQLRAGESVNLELALTLASRLGGHLVSGHVDGVGRVERIEPSGRSTRYWIQAPEALQKYIAHKGSITVDGVSLTVNALEAQSFCLNIVPHTIQQTIISSYRVGSMVHLEVDLIARYLERLLMPAESKQQAQAGLTLESLARAGFLHRT; from the coding sequence ATGTTTACTGGAATCATTGAGACCGTGGGTCAGGTTGCCAAAGTACTCAAGAGTCCGGCAGGTGACCTGAAACTGACGGTTAACGCCAAGGGGCTTGATCTTGCCAACACCAGGCTGGGTGACAGTATTGCTGTTAATGGCGTCTGTTTGACAGCCGTTGATATTGGCAGTGACTGGTTTACCGCCGATGTATCTTTCGAAACTCTGGAGCATACCCGGCTGGAACAGTTGCGCGCCGGTGAATCAGTGAATCTGGAGCTGGCGCTGACGCTGGCTTCCCGGCTTGGTGGGCATCTGGTCAGCGGCCATGTGGATGGTGTCGGCAGGGTTGAGCGCATTGAGCCTTCCGGGCGCAGTACCCGGTACTGGATTCAGGCACCCGAAGCGCTGCAGAAATACATTGCTCACAAGGGGTCGATTACGGTAGATGGTGTCAGCCTGACGGTCAATGCGCTTGAAGCACAGAGCTTCTGCCTCAATATAGTGCCGCACACTATCCAACAAACTATTATCAGCAGTTATCGGGTGGGGTCCATGGTGCACCTTGAAGTCGACCTGATTGCCCGTTATCTGGAACGATTACTGATGCCCGCCGAATCCAAACAACAAGCTCAGGCGGGCCTGACCCTAGAAAGTCTGGCACGTGCCGGGTTTCTCCACCGAACTTAG